The sequence TTCCAGAAGAACCGCTTTCCCGGCTTCCCGCTGCAGGGATGGACGCTGCAATGGTACGACAAGCTGTTCACCGATGGCACGCTGATCAAGGCGCTGGGCAACACGTTGATCGTCTCGCCCGCCGCAGCCTCGGTTGCAACTGTGATCGCCTTCCTCGCGGCCTATGCCTTCAATCGTTTCACCTTTCGCGGAAAAACGACGTTTCTAGCCATGGTGACGCTGCCGATCCTCATCCCGCCACTCATTCTCGGCGTCGGCTTTCTCGGGCTTCTTGCGCGTTTGCACCTTTCGGGCACGCTGTTTGCCGTTTTTTTGACCCATGTCGTGTTGATCGTCGCGCCGGCGCTCGCCATTATCCAGCTGCGGCTGTCGCAAATGCCGGCCTCCCTGGAGGAAGCCGCCTGGGACCTCGGCGCAACCCAATGGCAAGCGGTCACCCGTATCGTGCTGCCCTTTGCCCTGCCCGGAATTCTTGGCGCCTGGCTGCTCGCCTTCACCTTCTCCTTCGATGAGTTCATCATCGCCTGGTTCGTCTCGGGCTTCCAGCCGACCCTGCCGGTCGCGATATATTCGGTGCTCGTCGCCGCGATCGATCCGTCGCTGAATGCCATCGGCACCATCGTCTTCGCCATCTCCTGTCTCGTGCTCGTCGGCCTGGAGCTGGTGCTGCTACCGCTTTTGATCGGCAAGTCCGAAAGCCGATCATAACCCAACTCAAACCCGAGTGACCCATGAGCCTGTTCTTCCGAAATGCCACCATTTTGTCCATGGACAAGGTTCATGGGGTAACTCCGTTTTCCGGCGACCTGCTCGTCGAAGGCGACCGCATCGTGGCGATCGGGGCGAACCTTCCCGTGCCAGCGGGGGCGCGCGTCATCGATGCTGGCCGCAAGCTGTTGATGCCGGGCCTCGTCAACGCACACCTGCATTCCTGCGAGACCTTCTTCAAGGGCCGCTACCACGGCATGCCGCTCGAGGTCTGGATGCTCTATTCCTACCCGATCCTAATGAAGGAACCGATCTCCGAGCGGCTGCTCTACCTGCGCAGCCTGCTGACGGCAATGGAATCCCTGAAGGCTGGCGTCACGACGCTGGTCGACGACTTCTTCGATCCACCCGGCTTCGATTTGAACCGCCTGAAGCTCGTTTTCGACGCATACGACCACGCCGGCATCCGTGCCAATGTCTCCCATTGCGTAATCGACAAGCATGTCTTCGACACCATGCCCTATCTGCGCGAACTGATGCCGCAGGACCTGCAGGACGAGGTGGAAGGTCCCTCGATCACCCCGGACGAATATATAGCCTACTGCCAAGCGGTCTTCGCAACC is a genomic window of Rhizobium etli 8C-3 containing:
- a CDS encoding ABC transporter permease; this encodes MRANPWILLGRLWLGLAYAFMFLPLVVLVLFSFQKNRFPGFPLQGWTLQWYDKLFTDGTLIKALGNTLIVSPAAASVATVIAFLAAYAFNRFTFRGKTTFLAMVTLPILIPPLILGVGFLGLLARLHLSGTLFAVFLTHVVLIVAPALAIIQLRLSQMPASLEEAAWDLGATQWQAVTRIVLPFALPGILGAWLLAFTFSFDEFIIAWFVSGFQPTLPVAIYSVLVAAIDPSLNAIGTIVFAISCLVLVGLELVLLPLLIGKSESRS